CATCTAAATCTCCTGCTATAGATAATTTGAGCATCCCTTCGGCTATCGGGTTTTTTACTATCCTCATACATCTTTATTTTAGAAAGCAAAAATAGATAAAAAAGTTCCATCGCCTTGTTTTTTTTATTGTTTATCGCCTTTTTTACCCAAACTTAACAAAGTTTAAGAATTGAATTTTTTACATTTTGACGTAAATCGAATTTTTCCTAAACCGGCAAAACCAGGAAGAAAGATCTACTCTAAGGTTTTTCGGGCTTAGAACATAAAGAAAATAGTTGCTTTCACAGATTTAAAATCGGGCCGTTGCTTTTACAGCTTATCTTTTCTTGCCTCAAAACTATTTCACAGTAAAACTCCTCCAAAAAATTAATAACATACCCGGTTTAATTGATTTTAAAAGGAATAAAATTGACTTTCTAAAACTTATTGAAACAGTTTTTAACCCATTTCTTACTTCGTTTTTCTTTTATGAAACAAGAAACAACCCATTTCTTACTTCGTTTTTCTTTTATGAAACAAGAAACAACCTATTTCTTACTTCATCTAAAAATAATGAAACTGGAAACGGATCATTTCTTGTTTTATTAAAAACTTTTAAAACAAGAAATGGCCCATTTACTACTTCATTTAAGAATAATGAAGTTGGAAATGCCCCATTTCTTATTCCATTTTCTTTTTTTTAAACAGGAAATCAAGTGTTTCTTATTTCATTTTTCAACAAGGAATTGATAATAATCCTCAAAACTGCCACTTATATTTTTTTTACTAAAACAGGGTTCAGCCAAAAGGCAGCTTAGTTCCTGATGTTAGCCTTGTCAATGAATGATTTTGAGGGATATATCTGTGATAAAGAGAACAAAAACACTAAAACTTGTGATTTGACAAAAAAACTATTTCATTGGCTTATACAAACCTACAAAATAGGGTAAAGACAGTATCAGGCAAGGAGTTAGAAATCAACTTTGCAGCTTGTAACTACCCCCTTTTTGATTTTTTTAAATGAGGATAAAAATTCAGGGAACAGTTTTAAGCTGATTTTGGTTATACCATAAGTAAATTAGTTTTAGATTTGAGTGTTTTCTTAAAATTTGCCTTAGATAAATAAATGGATTTAAGAGAACCTGAAATCCTGCAGAACTTTTTATTTTTACTTTAAAAAACAACTTAACAATGTTAAAAAAAGTCTTTCAAATTTCTGTCTTTTTTGCGGTCATGCTGTTGTTCAATTCTTGTGGGTATAACAAGATGATTGCACTTGATGAAGAAGTAAAATCCGGTTGGGCACAAGTAGAAAATGCTTATCAAAGACGCGCCGATTTAATTCCCAATTTGGTGAATACGGTAAAGGGTGCTGCAAATTTTGAACAAGAAACCATCACCAAAGTAATTGAAGCACGCTCAAAAGCAACCGGAATAACAGTAGATGCCAGTAAATTGACCCCTGAATCTATTCAAAAATTTCAGGAAGCTCAAAACGAATTAAGCGGCGCACTTTCCCGTCTGTTAGTTAGTGTAGAAAGATATCCCGAACTAAAAGCAACTCAGGCTTTTATTGAGTTACAATCACAATTAGAAGGCACAGAAAACCGTATTTCCGTGGAACGAAAAACTTTAATGAAACGGTAAAGGCATATAATACTTATATCAGGAAGTTCCCGTCCAACTTAATTGCAGGAATGTTTAAGTTTGAAGAAAAAGGATATTTTGAAGCCGACAAAGGAAGCGAAAAAGCACCGACTGTTGATTTCGGAAAATAAATACAGCAGCAAGTTTGGTTTATTACTTGTATTTAACTGATTCTCAGTTTTTTTGAGGTATCGGTATTGATGCTTTCTGACTTTCAATTTTCTAAAAATGCTTACTGCTAAAGACTTTTTTTCAAAACAAGAACAAATTGATATCGTTTGTGCCATTCGGGATGCTGAAACCCAAACATCAGGCGAAGTACGGGTACATATAGAAGACAATTGCCCTCAAGAAACGTTAGACCGGGCGGCATCTGTTTTCGAAACACTGGAGTTGCATAAAACAGCACAGCGAAACAGCATTTTATTTTATCTGTCTGTTCAGGATCATAAATTCGCTGTAATTGGAGATGCAGGCATCAATTTATTAGTTCCCGAACATTTTTGGGAAGAGATAAGAGATAAAGTACTAAAGTATTTTTCTGCCAAACAGTATTCTAAGGGTTTAGTAGAAGGCATTACAATTGCAGGAAACAAATTGCGCGAATTTTTCCCATATCAGGAAAACGATATAAATGAACTTCCGGATGAAATTTCATTTGGTGATTAAACGAATTGTTAATCCCGAACTATTGTCAGGAGATGCCATCTTATTGCTGATTTTATCTCATTTCCATAAATTTGCTACCCTAAAACAACCTATGACCAAACTTCAGTTGATGATAAATAACCGATTTTTAACCATAAAAAAGGTTTGGATAATTGTTATATTCACCTTGTTTAATTTGTATGCAGGTTTTGCCGGTTCAATGATACCCGACCGGCCGAACCCGCCGCGTTTGGTCAATGATTTGGCTAATGTTCTCCCTGATGATCAGGAGGCCGCATTAGAAAAAAAATTGGTTGCTTATGATGATTCGACTTCTACTCAAATAGCGGTTGTTACTGTTCAATCGCTGGGCGGTGATGCACCTTACAATTTTGCTCAGGAAATTCTGTCAAAATGGGGTGTCGGGCAGGCCGGAAAAAATAACGGAGTTGTTATTTTGGTTGCACCAAACGAACGTCAAACCTTTATCACCACAGGATATGGTTTAGAAAGCGAGTTGACTGATGCAAGATGTAAACGCATTATTGAAACAGAGATGATACCTTCGTTTCGGAATGGAAATTATTATGAAGGTATTGATAAAGCTACAACCGCTATCATCGGAATTTTATCGGGGTTGTTTGTTCCGGATGATTCGGCAGAAAACAAAAAT
This is a stretch of genomic DNA from Sphingobacteriales bacterium. It encodes these proteins:
- a CDS encoding TPM domain-containing protein, which produces MLTAKDFFSKQEQIDIVCAIRDAETQTSGEVRVHIEDNCPQETLDRAASVFETLELHKTAQRNSILFYLSVQDHKFAVIGDAGINLLVPEHFWEEIRDKVLKYFSAKQYSKGLVEGITIAGNKLREFFPYQENDINELPDEISFGD
- a CDS encoding TPM domain-containing protein: MKFHLVIKRIVNPELLSGDAILLLILSHFHKFATLKQPMTKLQLMINNRFLTIKKVWIIVIFTLFNLYAGFAGSMIPDRPNPPRLVNDLANVLPDDQEAALEKKLVAYDDSTSTQIAVVTVQSLGGDAPYNFAQEILSKWGVGQAGKNNGVVILVAPNERQTFITTGYGLESELTDARCKRIIETEMIPSFRNGNYYEGIDKATTAIIGILSGLFVPDDSAENKNADIWIAVAIFLIYMFIMIMISYINRNRRGGGGRTFSGRGVSGTGPVIIHWGDSDFGSFSGGSGSFGGFGGGSGGGGGAGGSW